Proteins encoded together in one Micromonospora auratinigra window:
- the rpmF gene encoding 50S ribosomal protein L32: MAVPKRKMSRSNTRARRANWKASAVATVACPQCKSAKLPHAACSVCGTYNGRQVLEV, translated from the coding sequence GTGGCCGTCCCCAAGCGCAAGATGTCGCGCAGCAACACCCGCGCCCGCCGGGCGAACTGGAAGGCCTCGGCGGTCGCGACCGTGGCCTGCCCGCAGTGCAAGTCGGCGAAGCTCCCGCACGCCGCCTGCTCCGTCTGCGGCACCTACAACGGCCGCCAGGTCCTCGAGGTCTGA
- the rsmD gene encoding 16S rRNA (guanine(966)-N(2))-methyltransferase RsmD, producing MTRIVAGTFGGRRIAAPPGAGTRPTSDRVREALFSAVQAGTELAGARFADLYAGSGAVGLEALSRGAAHVLLVESDARAARVIRENVAALRAAPAARLVTGKVSTVLAAGPDGGPYDVVFADPPYAVPDEEITALLAALVDGGWLAPDALVVVERSSRTRAVDWVEGLTGERSRRYGETTLWYGRRS from the coding sequence GTGACCCGGATCGTGGCCGGGACGTTCGGCGGGCGGCGGATCGCCGCACCGCCCGGCGCCGGCACCCGTCCCACCTCGGACCGGGTCCGGGAGGCCCTGTTCAGTGCCGTGCAGGCCGGGACCGAGCTGGCCGGGGCGCGCTTCGCCGACCTCTACGCCGGTTCGGGCGCGGTCGGCCTGGAGGCGCTGTCCCGGGGTGCGGCGCACGTGCTGCTGGTCGAGTCCGACGCGCGGGCCGCCCGGGTGATCCGGGAGAACGTCGCCGCGCTGCGTGCCGCCCCGGCCGCCCGCCTGGTCACCGGCAAGGTGTCCACCGTGCTCGCGGCCGGCCCGGACGGTGGGCCGTACGACGTGGTCTTCGCCGACCCGCCGTACGCCGTACCCGACGAGGAGATCACCGCGCTGCTGGCCGCGCTGGTCGACGGCGGCTGGCTGGCCCCGGACGCCCTCGTGGTGGTGGAGCGGTCGAGTCGCACCCGGGCGGTCGACTGGGTGGAAGGGCTCACTGGTGAGCGCAGTCGCCGCTATGGCGAGACCACCCTTTGGTACGGTCGCCGATCATGA
- a CDS encoding polymorphic toxin-type HINT domain-containing protein, with amino-acid sequence MRSRLSRPRAILGMLVTTVLVVTMHQQPAVAARPKPYTPPKAAQQPSIRVKKVPAKPAPVDHLRQAAALPAPVWPAAASGDAALTAPTGTPVSFRAPAAGPAARSAAPPARMHVEVLDRAAAARAGVPGLLFRVGRGDGATAVAPVGVAVDYGRFATAYGADWSTRLRLVRLPECALASPQRVECRGTPLPTRNDPAAERVTADVTVGATQLMALTASPSGSSGSYGATKLSSSGTWSAGSSSGNFNWSFPMRVPPALGGPVPTVELGYSSQAVDGRMVASNNQPTEVGEGFELGTGGFIERRYKTCRDDTKNGNNAGTGDKDADDQCWATDNASLSLNGAGGDLIKDATDPNLWHLRHDDGSRIERRTGADNGARNGEWWVVTTVNGTQYWFGRNKLPGWTSGATTASTWTVPVFGNHTGEPCHQTAFSASSCTQAWRWNLDYVVDPHGNTMSYWYTTESNNYQSLGSGKVESYLRSGNLDHVSYGTRVEPDLATGKDTVLTGHAAARVDFGYGDRCLSGCTTHDAAHWPDTPWDLACTSSTTCDARMPSFYTTRRLTTVTTSVYDAPTAKFRDVERWTLTHSYPDPQDGTRAGLWLARISHTGLVGTATSLPDVTFTGKAMPNRVDTVDNSPPMNWMRLTDINSETGAIVHVDYLDTDCVAGQSMPASPENNTKRCYPVRWTPPGFPEKTDYFNRYVVNEVTETDRTGGSTRVLHHYTYFGAPAWHYTDDDGLIPDEAKTWSQWRGYAKVGVTTGDPGGQTYAETTYFRGMNGDHLPSGTRSVSVTDSQGGSVPDEDAYAGMTRESRTFLGPGGAEVSGEIHDPWQSAPTATRTIAGATVEARYVNTEGTHTRVTLDHAPWVRKTYTKSTFDQYGMVVKEDDAGDEAVTGDEQCTVTTFEPRNTSAWLLALPHRVQTYALDCAKAAGTVVEADVIGDGRTLYDGHAYGVAPTKGDVTETDQMTAYNSGSPTYAQVTRTGYDDLGRAVDSWDALDRHSATTYTPLRTGPVTQTVDTNPMGWTTTTTVEPAWGLATTTSDVNQLSTTVRYDGLGRLTKVWLPGRNPATDTPDTAYDYLIRTTGVNAVTTSHLNPKGGVTKSYSLYDGLLRPRQTQTASPSGGRILTDSFYDAAGRKVLDYGAYYDRTGAPGTDLVQPLIQQDVPNQTATVYDGAGRPVTSLFQPKGVERWRTTMIYGGDHTDVVPPVGATAGSTWTDARDRTVQLRRYPTRSATGTDFDHTDFAYNRRGLLDSVTIPDGSKWSYGYDVRGRQTSVTDPDGGRSTKRYDNAGQITGSTDANTVSLTYTYDALGRKTALYKGTSPTSSGQLSQWDYDQATFDDGVTPVKGQLYQASRIDSSRRYVKAVKQYDRRYQPLVSSVTIPSAETGLGGTYVYGSGYNPDGSVSGLSYPASGDLQAESVLYHYTDSDQPLSLTDLYGTRAESSIVSDSRYDALAHATQYTLYTGLFTSLGSRAYLNFETDQTTGRLNEISVHRDGLAPNTVTDMHYSYDDAGNVTKIADTPTGGGFTDIQCFSYDRYQRLQDAWTPTADDCATAPSTGALGGPAPYWQTYRYTAGGARQQLVDHVTPAGQATTDYQFTDSAPSDPTAGQPHVLRGTTTTDGTGTHTAAYTYDKAGNTKTRPGPHGTQSLIWDAEGHLQSVTDTAGTVSYLYDADGNRLVSRDTTGRTLYLPDQELRYSNSSATTTCTRYYQFGGGTVAQRTSSGLTWLASDHQGTQDVTLDEQTQVATIRRQTPFGTPRGPVVTWANTKGFVGGTVESTGLTHVGAREYDPALGRFISLDPVLDHSDPQSMEGYAYGDNDPVVRADPSGQMIIADGCGYCSSTPPPPASATPPPPTTPKPPPHHKHCDWKCKLHHGFTATANWVDDHKAAIAGAAVGVVVGVGCGAAIGWTGVGAVACGALAGAAGNMVTYAIETKVEHKGNFSLGGMLIQGAVGAVVGGVMGGLGSVAGQAIKAGVSSLLSGAGARAAAAAGGAAAKKEAGAIVSGLTRNAFRSSASKASAGAAEGAVTNCHSFDPRTRVLMADGSTKAIKDVRVGDKVLATDPQTGKRVAKLVTVLHRNADRDLADVTVKDAKTGASTVLHTTWHHPFWAADRQQWVEASDLVPGDQLRDAGGRASQLVVSVRTWTGLHWMRDLTVADLHTYYVVAGGTPVLVHNCIGTGVNKSTGLSPEELEGAAIQARDGLATQLQRSVSNRKMPNVAIGGYNMETGEYAAAASSAAGCAETCVINALGGDPAKVMRTTPVLLRKSNFLSPRAVCISCELTWGRENVSPETTFESDWLRINDPD; translated from the coding sequence GTGCGCTCCCGCCTGTCCCGTCCCCGGGCGATCCTCGGCATGCTGGTCACGACCGTCCTGGTCGTCACCATGCACCAGCAGCCGGCCGTCGCCGCCAGGCCGAAGCCGTACACCCCGCCGAAGGCGGCGCAGCAGCCCAGCATCCGGGTGAAGAAGGTGCCGGCGAAGCCGGCGCCGGTCGACCACCTGCGGCAGGCGGCCGCCCTCCCGGCGCCGGTGTGGCCAGCCGCCGCCAGTGGCGACGCCGCGCTCACCGCGCCGACCGGTACGCCGGTCTCCTTCCGCGCCCCGGCCGCCGGGCCCGCCGCGCGGTCGGCGGCACCGCCGGCCCGGATGCACGTCGAGGTGCTGGACCGGGCGGCCGCCGCCCGGGCGGGCGTACCGGGGCTGCTGTTCCGGGTCGGGCGCGGCGACGGCGCGACTGCCGTCGCCCCGGTCGGCGTCGCGGTCGACTACGGCCGCTTCGCCACCGCGTACGGCGCGGACTGGTCGACCCGGTTGCGGCTGGTCCGGCTGCCCGAGTGCGCGCTGGCGAGCCCGCAGCGCGTCGAGTGCCGGGGCACGCCGCTGCCGACCCGCAACGACCCGGCCGCCGAGCGGGTCACCGCGGACGTGACGGTCGGCGCCACCCAGCTGATGGCGTTGACCGCGTCACCGTCCGGGTCGTCCGGCAGCTACGGGGCCACCAAGCTCTCCTCCTCCGGCACCTGGTCGGCGGGCAGCTCGTCCGGCAACTTCAACTGGTCGTTCCCGATGCGGGTGCCCCCGGCACTGGGCGGCCCGGTCCCGACGGTCGAGCTCGGCTACTCGTCGCAGGCGGTCGACGGGCGGATGGTCGCCTCCAACAACCAGCCCACCGAGGTCGGCGAGGGGTTCGAGCTGGGCACCGGCGGCTTCATCGAGCGCCGCTACAAGACCTGCCGGGACGACACGAAGAACGGCAACAACGCCGGCACCGGCGACAAGGACGCCGACGACCAGTGCTGGGCCACCGACAACGCCTCGCTGAGCCTCAACGGTGCCGGTGGTGACCTGATCAAGGACGCCACCGACCCGAACCTGTGGCACCTGCGGCACGACGACGGCTCCCGGATCGAGCGCCGGACCGGCGCCGACAACGGCGCGCGCAACGGCGAGTGGTGGGTCGTGACCACCGTCAACGGCACCCAGTACTGGTTCGGCCGTAACAAGCTGCCCGGCTGGACCTCCGGTGCCACCACCGCCTCCACCTGGACCGTGCCGGTCTTCGGCAACCACACCGGGGAGCCCTGCCACCAGACGGCGTTCAGCGCGTCGTCCTGCACGCAGGCGTGGCGGTGGAACCTCGACTACGTGGTGGACCCGCACGGCAACACCATGTCGTACTGGTACACCACCGAGTCGAACAACTACCAGTCGCTCGGCTCCGGCAAGGTGGAGTCGTACCTGCGCAGCGGCAACCTCGACCACGTCAGCTACGGCACCCGGGTCGAGCCGGACCTGGCCACCGGCAAGGACACCGTCCTCACCGGGCACGCCGCCGCGCGGGTCGACTTCGGCTACGGCGACCGTTGCCTGAGCGGCTGCACCACCCACGACGCCGCGCACTGGCCGGACACCCCGTGGGACCTGGCCTGCACGAGCAGCACCACCTGCGACGCCCGGATGCCGTCGTTCTACACCACCCGACGCCTCACCACCGTCACCACGAGCGTCTACGACGCGCCCACCGCCAAGTTCCGCGACGTCGAGCGGTGGACGCTGACCCACTCGTACCCGGATCCCCAGGACGGCACCCGGGCCGGCCTGTGGCTGGCCCGGATCAGCCACACCGGCCTGGTCGGCACGGCGACCTCGCTGCCGGACGTCACCTTCACCGGCAAGGCCATGCCCAACCGGGTCGACACGGTCGACAACTCGCCCCCGATGAACTGGATGCGGCTGACCGACATCAACAGCGAGACCGGCGCGATCGTGCACGTCGACTACCTGGACACCGACTGCGTGGCCGGGCAGAGCATGCCGGCGTCGCCGGAGAACAACACCAAGCGGTGCTATCCGGTCCGCTGGACCCCGCCGGGCTTCCCGGAGAAGACCGACTACTTCAACCGGTACGTGGTCAACGAGGTCACCGAGACCGACCGGACCGGCGGCTCGACCCGGGTGCTGCACCACTACACCTACTTCGGCGCGCCGGCCTGGCACTACACCGACGACGACGGGCTGATCCCGGACGAGGCCAAGACCTGGTCGCAGTGGCGCGGCTACGCCAAGGTCGGGGTGACCACCGGTGACCCCGGCGGGCAGACGTACGCCGAGACGACCTACTTCCGCGGCATGAACGGCGACCACCTGCCCAGCGGCACCCGGTCGGTGTCGGTCACCGACTCCCAGGGCGGGTCGGTGCCGGACGAGGACGCGTACGCCGGGATGACCCGCGAGTCGCGCACCTTCCTCGGGCCCGGCGGCGCCGAGGTCTCCGGCGAGATCCACGACCCGTGGCAGTCCGCGCCCACCGCGACCCGGACCATCGCCGGGGCGACCGTGGAGGCCCGCTACGTCAACACCGAGGGCACCCACACCCGGGTCACGCTCGACCACGCGCCGTGGGTCCGCAAGACCTACACCAAGAGCACCTTCGACCAGTACGGCATGGTGGTCAAGGAGGACGACGCGGGCGACGAGGCGGTCACCGGCGACGAGCAGTGCACGGTGACCACCTTCGAGCCGCGCAACACCTCGGCCTGGCTGCTGGCGCTGCCGCACCGGGTGCAGACGTACGCGCTGGACTGCGCCAAGGCGGCCGGCACGGTGGTCGAGGCCGACGTGATCGGCGACGGGCGCACCCTCTACGACGGGCACGCCTACGGGGTCGCGCCGACCAAGGGCGACGTCACCGAGACCGACCAGATGACCGCGTACAACAGTGGCAGCCCGACGTACGCCCAGGTGACCCGGACCGGCTACGACGACCTCGGGCGGGCCGTCGACTCGTGGGACGCCCTGGACCGGCACTCGGCGACCACCTACACGCCGCTGCGCACCGGCCCGGTCACCCAGACCGTCGACACCAACCCGATGGGCTGGACCACCACCACCACGGTCGAGCCGGCCTGGGGGCTGGCCACCACGACCAGCGACGTCAACCAGCTCAGCACGACGGTGCGCTACGACGGTCTGGGCCGGCTCACCAAGGTGTGGCTGCCGGGCCGCAACCCCGCCACCGACACCCCCGACACCGCGTACGACTACCTGATCCGCACCACCGGCGTGAACGCGGTGACGACCAGCCACCTGAACCCCAAGGGCGGCGTCACGAAGTCGTACAGCCTCTACGACGGGCTGCTGCGGCCCCGGCAGACCCAGACGGCCTCGCCGTCCGGCGGCCGGATCCTGACCGACAGCTTCTACGACGCCGCCGGCCGCAAGGTGCTGGACTACGGCGCCTACTACGACAGGACCGGCGCGCCGGGCACCGACCTGGTGCAGCCGCTGATCCAGCAGGACGTGCCGAACCAGACAGCCACCGTCTACGACGGCGCGGGGCGGCCGGTCACCTCGCTGTTCCAGCCGAAGGGCGTCGAACGCTGGCGCACCACCATGATCTACGGCGGCGACCACACCGACGTCGTACCGCCGGTCGGCGCGACCGCCGGCTCGACCTGGACCGACGCTCGGGACCGCACCGTGCAGCTGCGCCGCTACCCGACCCGGTCGGCCACCGGCACCGACTTCGACCACACCGACTTCGCCTACAACCGGCGCGGCCTGCTCGACTCGGTCACCATCCCGGACGGCAGCAAGTGGTCCTACGGCTATGACGTGCGCGGCCGACAGACCAGCGTGACCGACCCGGACGGCGGCCGGTCCACCAAGCGCTACGACAACGCCGGACAGATCACCGGCAGCACCGACGCGAACACGGTCTCGCTCACCTACACCTACGACGCGTTGGGCCGCAAGACCGCGCTCTACAAGGGCACCAGCCCCACCTCCAGCGGCCAGCTCTCGCAGTGGGACTACGACCAGGCGACCTTCGACGACGGCGTGACGCCGGTGAAGGGGCAGCTCTACCAGGCCAGCCGGATCGACTCCAGCCGTCGCTACGTCAAGGCGGTGAAGCAGTACGACAGGCGCTACCAACCGCTGGTCAGCAGCGTGACGATCCCCAGCGCGGAGACTGGCCTCGGCGGCACCTACGTCTACGGCTCGGGCTACAACCCGGACGGCAGCGTCAGCGGGCTCAGCTACCCGGCCAGCGGGGATCTGCAGGCCGAGAGCGTGCTCTACCACTACACCGACTCCGACCAGCCGCTCAGCCTGACCGACCTCTACGGCACCCGGGCCGAGTCGAGCATCGTCTCGGACAGCCGTTACGACGCGCTGGCGCACGCCACCCAGTACACGCTCTACACCGGCCTGTTCACCAGTCTCGGCTCACGGGCCTACCTGAACTTCGAGACCGACCAGACCACCGGCCGGCTCAACGAGATCAGCGTGCACCGCGACGGCCTGGCGCCGAACACGGTCACCGACATGCACTACAGCTACGACGACGCCGGCAACGTCACCAAGATCGCCGACACGCCGACCGGCGGCGGCTTCACCGACATCCAGTGCTTCAGCTACGACCGCTACCAGCGGCTCCAGGACGCCTGGACGCCGACCGCCGACGACTGCGCGACCGCCCCGTCCACGGGCGCGCTCGGTGGCCCGGCACCGTACTGGCAGACCTACAGGTACACCGCCGGCGGGGCCCGTCAGCAGCTCGTCGACCACGTCACGCCCGCCGGGCAGGCCACCACCGACTACCAGTTCACCGACAGCGCGCCGAGCGACCCCACCGCCGGGCAGCCGCACGTGCTGCGCGGCACCACCACGACCGACGGCACGGGTACGCACACCGCCGCGTACACGTACGACAAGGCCGGTAACACCAAGACCCGGCCCGGCCCACACGGCACCCAGAGCCTGATCTGGGACGCCGAGGGGCACCTGCAGAGCGTCACCGACACCGCCGGCACGGTCAGCTACCTCTACGACGCCGACGGCAACCGCCTGGTCAGCCGGGACACCACCGGCCGGACGCTCTACCTGCCGGACCAGGAACTGCGCTACTCGAACAGCAGCGCGACCACCACCTGCACCCGGTACTACCAGTTCGGTGGCGGCACCGTCGCGCAGCGGACCAGTAGCGGACTGACCTGGCTGGCCAGCGACCACCAGGGCACCCAGGACGTCACCCTCGACGAGCAGACCCAGGTCGCCACGATCCGCCGGCAGACCCCGTTCGGCACCCCCCGCGGCCCGGTGGTCACCTGGGCCAACACCAAGGGCTTCGTCGGTGGCACCGTCGAGTCGACCGGCCTGACCCACGTGGGCGCCCGCGAGTACGACCCGGCGCTGGGTCGGTTCATCTCGCTCGACCCGGTGCTGGACCACAGCGACCCGCAGTCGATGGAGGGCTACGCCTACGGGGACAACGACCCGGTGGTCCGCGCCGACCCGTCCGGCCAGATGATCATCGCGGACGGGTGCGGGTACTGCTCCAGCACGCCCCCGCCGCCGGCCAGTGCCACGCCCCCGCCCCCCACCACCCCGAAGCCGCCGCCGCACCACAAGCACTGCGACTGGAAGTGCAAGCTGCACCACGGCTTCACCGCCACCGCCAACTGGGTCGACGACCACAAGGCGGCGATCGCCGGCGCGGCCGTCGGGGTGGTCGTCGGCGTCGGCTGCGGCGCGGCCATCGGCTGGACCGGCGTCGGCGCGGTCGCCTGCGGCGCGCTCGCCGGAGCCGCCGGCAACATGGTCACCTACGCGATCGAGACGAAAGTCGAGCACAAGGGCAACTTCAGCCTCGGCGGAATGCTGATACAGGGCGCCGTCGGCGCGGTCGTCGGCGGTGTGATGGGCGGCCTGGGTTCCGTCGCCGGTCAGGCCATCAAGGCCGGGGTCTCGTCGCTGCTGTCCGGGGCCGGCGCACGGGCGGCGGCGGCGGCCGGCGGCGCGGCGGCCAAGAAGGAGGCCGGCGCGATCGTCAGCGGCCTCACCCGCAACGCCTTCCGCAGTTCGGCCAGTAAGGCGTCCGCAGGCGCGGCGGAGGGAGCTGTCACCAACTGCCACAGCTTCGACCCGAGGACGCGGGTCCTGATGGCCGACGGCAGCACCAAGGCGATCAAGGACGTCCGCGTCGGCGACAAGGTGCTCGCCACCGATCCGCAGACCGGCAAGCGGGTCGCGAAGCTGGTCACCGTCCTGCACCGCAACGCCGACCGGGATCTGGCCGACGTCACCGTCAAGGACGCGAAGACGGGTGCCAGCACCGTCCTGCACACCACCTGGCACCACCCGTTCTGGGCCGCCGACCGGCAGCAGTGGGTCGAGGCATCGGACCTGGTCCCCGGCGACCAGCTACGCGACGCCGGCGGGCGGGCCAGCCAGCTCGTCGTCAGCGTCCGTACCTGGACCGGCCTGCACTGGATGCGGGACCTGACTGTCGCCGACCTCCACACGTACTACGTCGTCGCCGGCGGCACGCCGGTACTCGTGCACAACTGCATCGGCACGGGGGTCAACAAGTCGACCGGGCTTTCGCCCGAGGAGCTCGAGGGCGCCGCAATTCAGGCTCGCGACGGTCTGGCCACCCAGCTCCAGCGGTCGGTGTCGAACAGGAAGATGCCGAACGTCGCCATCGGCGGCTACAACATGGAGACCGGCGAGTACGCGGCTGCGGCGTCGTCGGCCGCCGGATGCGCCGAGACGTGCGTGATCAACGCCCTCGGTGGTGATCCGGCGAAGGTGATGCGAACGACCCCGGTGCTGCTGCGCAAGTCCAACTTCCTGAGTCCGCGGGCGGTGTGCATCAGTTGTGAGCTCACGTGGGGCAGGGAGAATGTCTCTCCGGAGACGACCTTCGAGTCCGACTGGCTCCGGATCAACGACCCCGACTAG
- a CDS encoding YceD family protein, with translation MPKHSPNPLDPRSPLVLDTRELPRRPGALRTVKRVAPAPADLGVELISVPEGADLDLDLRLESVSEGVLVSGTVSGPVKGECGRCLREIDDSVAVTIQELYAYENSTTDDTTDEFEVGRMQGDLIDLEPALRDAVVLALPTNPLCREDCPGLCPECGVHWDDLPADHSHQQIDPRWAGLSQLTRTEE, from the coding sequence ATGCCCAAGCACTCGCCGAACCCACTCGATCCCAGGTCGCCGCTGGTCCTCGACACGAGGGAACTGCCGCGTCGACCTGGTGCTCTGCGTACGGTCAAGCGGGTCGCTCCGGCACCGGCGGACCTCGGCGTGGAGTTGATCAGCGTGCCGGAGGGCGCGGACCTCGACCTCGACCTGAGGTTGGAGTCGGTGTCCGAGGGCGTGCTCGTCTCCGGGACCGTCAGCGGTCCCGTCAAGGGCGAGTGCGGCCGCTGCCTGCGCGAGATCGACGACTCGGTGGCCGTGACGATCCAGGAGCTGTACGCGTACGAGAACAGCACCACGGACGACACGACCGACGAGTTCGAGGTGGGCCGGATGCAGGGCGATCTGATCGACCTGGAGCCGGCGCTGCGGGACGCGGTGGTGCTCGCGCTGCCGACCAACCCGCTCTGCCGGGAGGACTGCCCAGGCTTGTGCCCCGAGTGTGGGGTGCACTGGGACGATCTGCCGGCCGACCACAGTCACCAGCAGATCGACCCGCGTTGGGCGGGCCTGTCGCAACTGACCCGTACAGAGGAGTAA
- the coaD gene encoding pantetheine-phosphate adenylyltransferase has product MRRAVCPGSFDPVTNGHLDIIGRASRLFDEVIVGVLVNQSKQGLFTVEERIDMLREVTSSYDNVRVESFRGLLVDFCRAQQASVLIKGLRAVSDFDYELQMAQMNIGLAGVETLFMPTNPLYSFLSSSLVKDVAKWGGDISAHVPDTVRAQLAARLDPTP; this is encoded by the coding sequence ATGAGACGTGCGGTCTGTCCGGGCTCGTTCGACCCGGTCACCAACGGACACCTCGACATCATCGGCCGGGCCAGCCGGCTGTTCGACGAGGTGATCGTCGGAGTGCTGGTCAACCAGTCGAAGCAGGGTCTGTTCACCGTCGAGGAGCGGATCGACATGCTCCGCGAGGTGACCTCGTCGTACGACAACGTCCGGGTCGAGTCGTTCCGCGGGCTGCTGGTGGACTTCTGCCGCGCCCAGCAGGCGAGCGTGCTGATCAAGGGCCTGCGCGCGGTCAGCGACTTCGACTACGAGCTGCAGATGGCGCAGATGAACATCGGCCTGGCCGGCGTGGAGACCCTCTTCATGCCGACCAACCCGCTCTACTCGTTCCTCTCCTCCAGCCTGGTCAAGGACGTGGCCAAGTGGGGCGGCGACATCTCCGCCCACGTCCCCGACACCGTCCGCGCCCAACTCGCCGCCCGCCTTGACCCCACCCCCTGA